Proteins from a single region of Hypanus sabinus isolate sHypSab1 chromosome 26, sHypSab1.hap1, whole genome shotgun sequence:
- the LOC132381593 gene encoding gastrula zinc finger protein XlCGF26.1-like isoform X1, with protein sequence MEDSLTGSSNQTTDRSLQESLNPPGSEHPQTLYVEAESSTDRGEKWPTYSECEQDFSQASTLTSDQISHSGEKPWKCEDCGKRFVSPSHLETHRRSHTGEKPFTCPVCGKGFTQSFSLKTHQRVHTGEKPFTCSECGKGFIQSSDLLIHRRVHTGERPFTCSVCGKGFTQSFNLKIHQRVHTGEKPFACPECGKGFTHPTSLRNHQRVHTGEKPFKCSECGKRFTQLSNLKTHQRLHTGEKPFTCSECGKGFTFPTSLQNHQQIHTGEKPFTCSECGKAFIRSENLLIHQRIHTGERPFTCSECGKGFTRSSKLMEHQRVHTGERPFTCSECGKGFSHSASLQNHQRIHTGEKPFKCSECGKGFTQQSGLQNHQRVHTGEKPFTCSESGKGFTHPASLQNHQRVRTGEKPFTCAECGKGFIRSGNLLIHQRVHTGEKPFACSECGKGFTQSGKLMDLQRVHTGERPFTCSECQKVFTESYNLKTHQRVHTAEKPFTCSECGKGFTHAASLQNHQRIHTGEKLFTCSECGKGFTKSFNLKTHQRVHTGERPFTCSECGKGFTHPTNLQNHRRVHTGEKPFTCSECGKGFTQQSSLQNHQRVHTGEKPFTCPECGKGFTQQSSLQNHQRVHTTE encoded by the coding sequence ATGGAGGATTCACTGACGGGAAGCTCAAACCAAACAACAGATCGCAGCCTGCAAGAGTCACTCAATCCGCCGGGTTCTGAACATCCGCAGACTTTGTACGTGGAAGCAGAAAGTTCCACCGACCGTGGGGAGAAATGGCCAACGTATTCTGAGTGTGAGCAGGACTTCAGTCAAGCATCCACACTGACAAGTGACCAGATCAGTCACTCTGGGGAGAAACCGTGGAAGTGtgaggactgtgggaagagatttgttTCTCCTTCCCACCTGGAGACTCACCGCCGAagccacactggggagaagccgttcacctgtcctgtgtgtgggaaaggattcacacagTCTTTCAGCCTAAaaacacaccagcgagttcacacaggggagaagccgttcacctgctcagagtgtgggaagggattcattcagtcatctgaTTTGCTGATACaccggcgagttcacactggcgagaggccattcacctgctcggtgtgcgggaaaggattcactcagtcgttCAACCTAAAAatacatcagcgtgttcacactggggagaagccgttcgcctgccctgagtgtgggaagggattcacgcaCCCAACCAGTCTgcggaatcatcagcgagttcacacggggGAGAAACCATTCAAATGCTCGGAATGTGGGAAACGATTCACCCAGTTATCCAACCTGAAAACACACCAGCggcttcacactggggagaagccgttcacctgctctgagtgtgggaagggattcaccttCCCAACTAGCCTGcagaatcatcagcaaattcacactggggagaagccgttcacatgCTCCGAGTGTGGGAAAGCATTCATTCGGTCAGAAAACCTGCTGATACACCAACGCATTCACacgggggagaggccgttcacctgctcagagtgtgggaagggattcacacggtCTAGCAAATTAATGgagcaccagcgagttcacactggggagagaccgttcacctgctctgagtgtgggaagggattctcccACTCAGCTAGTCTGCAGAATCATCAACgtattcacactggggaaaagccgttcAAATGCTCGGAATGTGGGAAGGGGTTTACCCAACAATCCGGTCTGCAGAACcatcagcgagtccacactggggagaagccgttcacctgttctgagtctgggaaaggattcacccaCCCAGCCAGTctgcagaatcatcagcgagtgcgcacgggggagaagccgttcacgtgTGCTGAGTGTGGGAAGGGTTTCATTCGGTCAGGCAACCTGCtgatacaccagcgagttcacactggagaaaaGCCATTTGCATgctctgagtgtgggaagggattcacgcaGTCTGGCAAGTTAATGGATcttcagcgagttcacactggagagaggccgttcacctgttctgaGTGTCAGAAAGTATTCACCGAGTCATATAACCTAAAAACACACCAGAGAGTTCATACTGCagagaaaccattcacctgctctgagtgtgggaagggattcacccatGCAGCCAGTCTGCAGAACCATCAAcgtattcacactggggagaagttaTTCACGTGCTCtgagtgtgggaaaggattcaccaaGTCGTTCAACCTAAAAacacaccagcgggttcacactggggagagaccgttcacctgctcggagtgcgggaagggattcacccacCCAACCAATCTGCAGAACCATCGGCGAGTTCACacgggggagaagccgttcacctgctctgagtgtgggaagggattcacccagCAATCCAGTctgcagaatcatcagcgagttcacactggggagaaaccattcacctgccctgagtgtgggaaggggttcacccAACAATCCAGTctgcagaatcatcagcgagttcacactacaGAATAA